One genomic region from Haloarcula taiwanensis encodes:
- a CDS encoding FAD-binding oxidoreductase: MAIENVEDTWSAQELDLDRPDVDAYRDLAEALRSRVSGGVEFDEYARILYATDGSIYRAEPAGVVYPTGIDDVRAAVDVATAHGVPILPRGTGSSLAGQTVGPGCVVLDMSRHMDEIIEIRPGEQTARIQPGVVQDDLDDTLAEYGLKFAPDPASSNRASVGGGIGNNSTGAHSVRYGITDAYTDAVKAVLSDGSLIHAREVVIDSPEWDDIVSKDDREADIYRTVRKIVEENTEEIEERYPDLKRRVSGYNLDRVIYENDDGELVLNLAKLFVGSEGTLGVIVEAELSLVTVPEETALALYCFDTLGDAMRAVPVALDYDVSAVELMDDEMFRLAAGSDGYAEYVEPIPDRAAAALMLEYDSELHDDFEAAIARTNERFLDTGAAFDVVEAYTDEDQADLWKLRKAAIPLLMSMDGDPKPYPFIEDATVPPAELAEYVEKFEDVLADHDTSAAYFAHAGSGTLHIRPILNLKEESGIEDMHSITDDVTDLVLEHKGSFSGEHGDGMARTEFTPKMYGETLWDAFKEVKTAFDPQWWMHPGNVVYRDGPEDIGPDTDRGVGADMRENLRYGPDYQSLEPQTTLDFKDEGGFSHLVELCNGCGTCRQTDGDVMCPTYRASEEEVQTTRGRANLLRSAISGDLDEDEIHSDRFQEEVLDLCVGCKGCKSDCPTGVDMAKLKTELKHQHHQEEGTSLRERLFANIDTASKIGSALAPVSNWATDIPGARVVMQKLFGIAPERELPTFRRETLQDWFDDRGGSTVSRAEADRKVLLFPDTYTNYSYPAAGKAAVETLEAAGVHVTIPDDTAPSGRAAYSSGMLDLTRERAETNANRLAERVADGWDVVFVEPSDAVMFQDEYRDLLDGPEVSRVAESAYGVLEYLDTFRLDDALPVEDRSLGAAGAVSYHGHCNQKGTNKDHHAVGVMRRVGYEVDPLDSTCCGMAGSFGYHDEHYDLSKTIGRLLFDKVEESDGDRVVAPGGSCRSQLGDRDGVDEIPPHPIEVVAERLPNTTTAGQPV; the protein is encoded by the coding sequence ATGGCGATTGAAAACGTCGAGGACACCTGGTCAGCACAGGAACTGGACCTGGATAGACCGGATGTCGACGCGTATCGAGACCTTGCGGAAGCGCTCCGTTCGCGGGTCTCAGGTGGGGTTGAGTTCGACGAATACGCCCGGATTCTGTACGCAACGGACGGGAGCATCTACCGCGCCGAACCGGCCGGAGTCGTGTATCCGACGGGTATCGACGACGTGCGAGCGGCCGTCGACGTGGCGACGGCCCACGGCGTGCCGATACTCCCTCGCGGAACCGGGTCGTCGCTTGCCGGGCAAACCGTCGGCCCGGGCTGTGTCGTGCTGGACATGTCCCGGCACATGGACGAGATCATCGAGATTCGGCCTGGCGAGCAGACGGCGCGCATCCAGCCCGGTGTGGTGCAGGACGATCTGGACGACACGCTGGCCGAGTACGGCCTGAAGTTCGCCCCTGACCCGGCGTCGTCGAACCGGGCATCGGTCGGCGGCGGTATCGGGAACAACTCCACCGGCGCGCACTCCGTCAGATACGGCATCACCGACGCCTACACCGACGCGGTGAAGGCCGTTCTCTCGGACGGGTCGCTCATCCACGCCCGCGAGGTGGTCATCGACTCGCCGGAGTGGGACGACATCGTGAGCAAAGACGACCGTGAGGCCGACATCTACCGGACGGTCCGGAAAATCGTCGAAGAGAACACCGAGGAGATTGAAGAACGCTACCCAGATCTGAAACGGCGGGTGTCGGGCTACAACCTCGACCGCGTCATCTACGAGAACGACGACGGGGAGCTGGTCCTGAACCTCGCAAAGCTGTTCGTCGGGAGCGAGGGGACGCTGGGCGTCATCGTCGAGGCCGAACTCTCGCTGGTGACGGTCCCCGAGGAGACGGCGCTGGCGCTGTACTGCTTCGACACGCTCGGGGACGCGATGCGGGCCGTCCCGGTCGCGCTCGACTACGATGTCAGCGCGGTCGAGCTGATGGACGACGAGATGTTCAGGCTCGCAGCGGGGTCCGACGGCTACGCCGAGTACGTCGAGCCAATTCCCGACCGGGCGGCGGCCGCACTGATGCTCGAATACGACTCGGAACTGCACGACGACTTCGAGGCGGCCATCGCGCGGACCAACGAGCGGTTCCTCGATACCGGCGCGGCCTTCGACGTGGTCGAGGCCTACACCGACGAAGACCAGGCCGACCTCTGGAAGCTCCGGAAGGCGGCGATTCCGCTCCTGATGTCCATGGACGGCGACCCCAAGCCGTACCCGTTCATCGAGGACGCGACGGTCCCGCCAGCCGAACTGGCCGAGTACGTCGAGAAGTTCGAGGACGTGCTGGCCGACCACGACACCTCCGCCGCGTACTTCGCCCACGCCGGTTCCGGAACGCTCCATATCCGCCCGATTCTCAACCTGAAGGAGGAATCCGGCATCGAGGATATGCACTCTATCACCGACGACGTAACCGACCTCGTGCTGGAACACAAGGGGTCGTTCTCCGGCGAGCACGGCGACGGGATGGCCCGGACAGAGTTCACGCCGAAAATGTACGGCGAGACGCTCTGGGATGCGTTCAAGGAAGTCAAGACGGCGTTCGATCCACAGTGGTGGATGCACCCGGGTAACGTCGTCTACCGCGACGGGCCCGAAGACATCGGCCCCGACACCGACCGGGGCGTCGGCGCGGACATGCGCGAGAACCTCCGGTACGGCCCGGACTACCAGTCTCTGGAGCCACAGACGACGCTCGACTTCAAGGACGAGGGCGGTTTCTCACATCTGGTCGAACTGTGTAACGGCTGTGGCACCTGTCGACAGACCGACGGGGACGTGATGTGTCCCACCTACCGCGCCTCGGAGGAGGAGGTTCAGACGACGCGGGGCCGTGCGAACCTCCTCCGGTCGGCCATCAGCGGCGACCTTGACGAAGACGAGATTCACTCCGACCGGTTCCAGGAGGAAGTGCTCGACCTCTGTGTCGGCTGCAAGGGCTGCAAGAGCGACTGTCCGACCGGCGTCGACATGGCGAAACTCAAGACCGAACTGAAACACCAGCACCACCAAGAGGAGGGAACAAGCCTCCGGGAGCGCCTGTTCGCCAACATCGACACCGCCTCGAAGATCGGGTCGGCGCTGGCCCCGGTTTCGAACTGGGCGACAGACATCCCGGGGGCGCGAGTCGTCATGCAGAAACTGTTCGGCATCGCACCGGAGCGCGAACTCCCGACCTTCCGCCGGGAGACGCTGCAAGACTGGTTCGATGACCGCGGCGGCTCAACCGTCTCGCGGGCCGAGGCCGACCGGAAGGTCTTGCTGTTCCCCGACACGTACACGAACTACTCGTACCCGGCCGCCGGCAAGGCCGCCGTCGAAACCCTCGAAGCCGCGGGCGTCCACGTCACCATCCCGGACGACACCGCGCCGTCGGGACGGGCGGCGTACTCCTCCGGGATGCTGGACCTGACGCGGGAGCGCGCCGAGACGAACGCGAACCGGCTCGCGGAGCGCGTCGCCGATGGCTGGGACGTCGTGTTTGTTGAACCCTCTGACGCGGTGATGTTCCAGGACGAGTACCGCGACTTGCTCGACGGCCCCGAAGTCTCGCGGGTGGCCGAGAGCGCCTACGGCGTGCTGGAGTACCTCGATACGTTCCGACTCGACGACGCGCTGCCGGTCGAGGACCGGTCGCTCGGGGCCGCCGGCGCGGTCAGCTACCACGGCCACTGCAACCAGAAGGGGACCAACAAGGACCACCACGCCGTCGGCGTCATGCGCCGGGTCGGCTACGAGGTCGACCCGCTGGACTCGACGTGCTGTGGCATGGCCGGGAGCTTCGGCTACCACGACGAGCACTACGACCTCTCGAAGACTATCGGGCGACTGCTGTTCGACAAGGTCGAGGAAAGCGACGGTGACCGCGTCGTTGCCCCGGGCGGGTCCTGTCGGTCGCAACTGGGTGACCGCGACGGCGTCGACGAGATTCCACCCCATCCTATCGAAGTTGTCGCCGAGCGACTCCCAAACACGACGACAGCCGGACAGCCAGTGTGA
- a CDS encoding DUF362 domain-containing protein, giving the protein MNFPDRGDVDHLIAPQPLPDFARIQYEPETAAVDDPSAATRAELGRLDFDGLAPGATVAVAVGSRGIHRIDDIAEAVVAAVRDRSFEPVVVPAMGSHGGATPEGQREVLESLGITESRLDADIDARMDTEQVDTVTVGDTEFPVHVSTAAQEADAVVVVNRVKPHTNYSGRIESGLTKMTVVGLGKQHGAKAFHSTAIKEGYVEALEAALPVVESALPLVGGIALVENFHEETAHAEAIPAGSFADREPALLERAYDEMATLPVDDIDLLVVDELGKDVSGAGMDTNVIGRYRVLNAPDPDEPSIKLLYARGLTKATKGNGNGIGLADITRRAAVDQLDLQKTYANALTSGSTAKAKLPLVAPDDEFAIRTALSALGGYDPDTVRIVWIQSTQELSVLHVSEPLVEDLPPAAEVTERESLAFTDGTASFTRD; this is encoded by the coding sequence ATGAACTTCCCAGACCGAGGCGACGTGGACCATCTCATTGCCCCACAGCCGCTGCCGGACTTCGCTCGTATCCAGTACGAGCCAGAGACGGCCGCCGTCGACGACCCGTCGGCTGCGACGCGCGCCGAACTCGGCCGTCTCGACTTTGATGGGCTGGCACCGGGTGCGACTGTCGCCGTCGCCGTCGGCAGCCGCGGCATCCACCGTATCGACGACATCGCCGAGGCTGTCGTCGCGGCTGTTCGTGACCGGAGCTTCGAGCCGGTCGTCGTCCCGGCGATGGGGAGCCACGGCGGGGCGACGCCGGAGGGCCAGCGCGAAGTGCTGGAGAGTCTGGGGATCACCGAATCGCGCCTCGACGCCGACATCGACGCCCGGATGGACACCGAGCAGGTCGACACCGTCACCGTCGGTGACACCGAGTTTCCAGTCCACGTTTCGACGGCGGCACAGGAAGCGGATGCCGTGGTCGTCGTGAACCGAGTGAAACCCCACACTAATTACAGCGGTCGCATCGAGAGTGGTCTGACGAAGATGACCGTCGTCGGGCTGGGCAAGCAACACGGTGCGAAGGCGTTCCACTCGACAGCTATCAAGGAAGGGTACGTGGAGGCGCTGGAAGCCGCGCTCCCGGTTGTCGAGTCGGCGCTGCCGCTTGTCGGCGGCATCGCGCTGGTCGAGAACTTCCACGAGGAGACGGCCCACGCCGAGGCGATTCCCGCGGGCTCGTTCGCCGACCGCGAGCCCGCCCTGCTGGAACGGGCGTACGACGAGATGGCGACGCTCCCGGTCGACGACATCGACCTGCTCGTCGTCGACGAACTCGGCAAGGATGTCTCCGGCGCGGGAATGGACACGAACGTCATCGGCCGCTACCGCGTTCTCAACGCACCGGACCCCGACGAGCCGTCGATCAAGCTGCTCTACGCCCGTGGACTCACCAAGGCGACGAAGGGCAACGGCAACGGCATCGGGCTGGCCGACATCACCCGCCGGGCCGCTGTCGACCAGCTGGACCTGCAGAAAACGTACGCGAACGCACTCACCAGCGGGTCGACGGCGAAGGCAAAGCTCCCGCTCGTCGCGCCGGACGACGAGTTCGCTATCCGGACGGCGCTGTCTGCGCTCGGCGGCTACGACCCCGACACGGTCCGCATCGTCTGGATCCAGTCCACACAGGAGCTCTCGGTGCTCCACGTTTCCGAGCCGCTCGTCGAGGACTTGCCGCCCGCCGCCGAAGTCACCGAGCGTGAGTCGCTCGCGTTCACCGACGGCACTGCGTCGTTTACCCGGGACTAA